The proteins below come from a single Ictalurus punctatus breed USDA103 chromosome 24, Coco_2.0, whole genome shotgun sequence genomic window:
- the pogza gene encoding pogo transposable element with ZNF domain, with translation MSESEFYMQCEEEELAPCQSITDETNQTDDINLVHNGHAAASPEPSASSAPSVQAPAIKTALLPIVPGSVIPRALLAGVLQHFQIAAGGVKGQPIYIAPKPSAGTQPTIATPVGYILPTGQAVTFLAPTQAGSLISPQLASSSSTPQPTAIKIPVTIIHTPSTVQTGTTVTSSRMPAVGTSPSSSLPQTSPAVSELPSTSSSASSPPPPAAAAADDDHEVQNLLTQPANNVLAVGYTKTPSQVPTQVSSVKTRARAQRSAASATVSSKVFQNVFKAPQFCSHCNVAYKVVHELRGYMCHCNPELINRVHALTSKRKRRAKRSCDPMQSMPHMHVSTISPTSSSTSTSSRHPAASPSPLPPAPCLKHITTSEIPEGVHSPGTGDYDAQGKLIMLVEDFYYGKDPGNPVLIENNQVPIVMKCHLCDKKLKNNIKLMNHMKHHMEMAQQRGEEKSHTMCQHCFRTFGTPFSLQCHLETVHSQVESASLCKICELSYDNTPIFLHHMKNFHKPGEMPYMCQVCNFRSSFYNDVLIHFRELHKDTANLLCPYCLKVFKSCNSYQLHYNKHQKKSVLHCDKCRLQFLYTKDKVEHKLLFHQTHLKPVQLLGLKPGTKITIRAYSMTKVNDNTNFIKPSTNSESSSASSVPAPQSAVQRITPTKRKPVESMLEIMTKFQRQCETSRRWFCIECNFEIPDFSTHFPTFVHCSLCRYSTCCSRAYANHMISNHVSRKTTTKYLNLYRPCPKLGNLSCNTCGYSTEIGDLMATHLAKNPSHAFSHCKFNEGFSHGYKRFFFIPSGVVWKGQVLNSGIIIQKQEMQIDQNSLPQATNPVPLPNHCINLPDSSAHTPSIPAEVQPVVESTVPDENCGTQPKDLTPQKMALSSEVHAEDGTKAGGSLTVAQLKIVLYALCFGIPQAASQFDSQPEEVQSLIQKRQLQLGPPKSRERLIPRASDRLAEWVLCQREQQLPVDETNLFSKAAQLMSADGGPGISYGWAVDFLINHDLSLQSLATSHRLLPHKVQERLHTFTSVINKQITSHCLDLPAIAAMDELSIFIDMEQLDPASADSSSMMSAFKLVGEKDPLLDVVLASLADGTILPTVVFFRGEPLSPDAPTLPDIIMEAKPEGFSDEERLQLWFDKVWSRHVKPNSGSKGLLVMDPYRGHLSHKFLALLNTTNTLPSILPYACSCRLQPLEACVGLVLREFLQVRWSQHVTDAPQELIGAVPADLALLFSAWLLEMLDVLAERPEFLQRSFELLNSNSKLAPGGFSELVQNLTEALVVNTIQEHESNEPEAEHKGNTSSVVSPSLLPSPSNPQALKKIFEKDSDLDSFHGFEDTEMTNL, from the exons GTTCTGTTATACCAAGAGCATTACTGGCTGGTGTTCTTCAGCATTTTCAGATTGCTGCAGGTGGTGTCAAGGGGCAGCCCATCTACATCGCTCCAAAG CCATCTGCAGGCACCCAACCGACCATTGCAACCCCAGTCGGTTACATCCTGCCTACAGGCCAAGCTGTCACTTTTCTGGCTCCTA CTCAGGCAGGCTCCTTGATTTCCCCTCAGCTTGCGTCTTCATCAAGCACACCACAACCAACAGCTATTAAGATCCCAGTCACTATCATTCACACCCCATCTACAGTACAAACCGGCACTACAGTAACCTCCAGTAGGATGCCTGCTGTGGGCACCTCACCCTCCAGCAGTCTTCCTCAAACCTCTCCAGCTGTCTCAG AACTGCCGTCAAcatcatcttcagcatcatctcctcctcctcctgctgctgctgctgctgatgatgatcaTGAAGTGCAGAACCTGTTAACACAGCCTGCAAATAATGTCCTAGCTGTGGGTTACACCAAAACGCCCTCTCAGGTCCCAACTCAGGTCTCCTCTGTAAAGACTCGAGCGCGAGCCCAGagatctgctgcttctgctaCTGTTTCCTCCAAAG TATTTCAGAATGTTTTCAAGGCCCCACAGTTCTGTTCTCACTGTAATGTGGCCTACAAAGTTGTTCATGAGCTTCGTGGCTACATGTGT CACTGTAATCCAGAGCTCATAAACAGAGTCCATGCATTGACCAGCAAACGCAAAAGAAGGGCCAAGCGTAGCTGTGACCCAATGCAGTCCATGCCCCATATGCATGTTAGCACTATTTCCCCCACTTCCTCCTCAACCTCTACGAGCAGCAGACATCCAGCagcctctccttctcctcttcctcctgctcCTTGCCTGAAACACATCACCACATCTGAGATCCCGGAGGGAGTGCACAGCCCTGGCACTGGCGACTATGACGCGCAAGGCAAGCTTATCATGCTAGTGGAAGACTTCTACTACGGGAAGGACCCTGGAAATCCTGTCCTGATAGAGAATAACCAGGTGCCCATTGTGATGAAATGCCATCTCTGTGACAAGAAGCTGAAGAACAACATCAA GCTGATGAACCACATGAAGCACCATATGGAAATGGCGCAGCAGAGGGGTGAGGAGAAATCCCACACTATGTGCCAGCACTGCTTCCGCACCTTTGGCACACCCTTCTCCCTGCAGTGCCACCTCGAGACCGTCCACAGCCAAGTAGAGTCCGCAT CACTCTGCAAGATCTGTGAGTTGTCATATGACAACACTCCCATTTTCCTGCATCATATGAAAAACTTTCACAAGCCAGGTGAAATGCCCTACATGTGTCAG gtTTGCAATTTCCGCTCATCTTTCTACAATGACGTTTTAATTCACTTCCGTGAGCTCCACAAGGACACCGCCAATCTTCTATGCCCGTACTGCCTCAAAGTGTTCAAGTCTTGCAACAGCTATCAGCTCCACTACAACAAGCACCAG AAAAAGTCAGTGTTGCATTGCGATAAGTGCCGGCTTCAGTTTCTTTACACAAAGGACAAGGTAGAGCACAAGCTTTTATTTCACCAGACCCATCTCAAGCCTGTGCAGCTGCTGGGGCTTAAGCCTGGTACTAAG ATAACCATCCGGGCTTATTCCATGACTAAGGTAAACGACAACACTAACTTCATTAAACCTAGTACGAACAGTGAAAGCTCTTCTGCGTCCTCAGTTCCTGCACCTCAGAGTGCTGTCCAGAGAATCACGCCTACAAAAAGGAAACCTGTCGAGAGCATGTTGGAAATCATGACCAAGTTTCAGAGACAGTG CGAAACTTCAAGACGTTGGTTCTGTATTGAATGTAACTTTGAGATTCCAGATTTTTCCACTCACTTTCCCACGTTTGTGCACTGCTCCTTGTGCCGTTATAGCACCTGCTGCTCCAGAGCGTATGCTAACCACatgatcag TAATCATGTTTCTCGCAAAACCACTACTAAATACCTGAACTTATACAGGCCCTGTCCAAA GCTGGGTAACCTAAGCTGCAATACCTGTGGCTATTCCACTGAGATTGGAGATCTGATGGCCACACATCTGGCTAAGAATCCAAGCCACGCCTTCAGCCACTGCAAATTCAATG AGGGATTTTCTCATGGCTATAAAAG ATTTTTCTTCATACCAAGTGGCGTGGTTTGGAAAGGCCAGGTGCTCAACTCTGGGATTATCATACAGAAGCAAGAAATGCAAATCGATCAGAATTCACTTCCACAAGCCACTAATCCTGTGCCCCTTCCAAACCATTGCATAAACCTCCCTGATAGCTCTGCACACACCCCGTCTATTCCTGCTGAAGTACAGCCTGTAGTTGAAAGCACTGTGCCTGATGAGAATTGTGGGACACAGCCAAAGGATTTAACGCCACAGAAAATGGCGCTTTCCAGTGAAGTCCATGCTGAAGATGGAACTAAAGCCGGAGGATCTCTTACTGTAGCACAGCTGAAGATTGTACTCTACGCTCTGTGCTTTGGCATTCCTCAAGCAGCCAGCCAGTTTGATAGTCAGCCTGAGGAAGTCCAATCCTTGATACAAAAGCGTCAGCTTCAGCTTGGGCCTCCAAAGAGCAGAGAACGGTTAATTCCTCGAGCAAGTGATAGGTTAGCCGAGTGGGTATTGTGCCAACGTGAGCAGCAGCTTCCTGTAGACGAAACCAATCTTTTTTCCAAAGCCGCACAGCTCATGAGTGCTGATGGTGGGCCAGGCATCTCTTATGGTTGGGCTGTGGACTTCCTGATAAACCATGATTTATCTCTGCAATCTCTGGCCACATCCCACCGACTGCTACCCCATAAAGTTCAGGAACGTCTGCACACTTTTACTTCTGTTATAAATAAGCAGATCACCTCACACTGCTTGGATCTGCCAGCCATTGCTGCTATGGATGAACTTTCCATTTTTATAGACATGGAGCAGCTGGATCCTGCCTCAGCTGACTCCTCTTCCATGATGTCCGCTTTTAAGTTGGTTGGCGAAAAGGATCCGCTTCTAGATGTTGTACTCGCCTCTCTAGCTGACGGCACTATCTTGCCTACCGTAGTGTTTTTTAGAGGAGAGCCTCTAAGCCCAGATGCACCAACCTTGCCAGACATCATCATGGAGGCCAAGCCAGAGGGCTTTTCTGATGAAGAAAGACTCCAGCTATGGTTTGATAAAGTGTGGAGTCGGCATGTGAAGCCAAACTCTGGAAGCAAGGGACTGCTGGTTATGGACCCATATCGGGGTCACCTAAGCCACAAGTTCCTAGCATTGCTCAACACTACAAACACTTTGCCAAGTATCCTCCCTTACGCATGCTCCTGTCGTCTGCAGCCTCTAGAGGCCTGTGTCGGTCTGGTGCTACGAGAGTTCCTGCAAGTCCGATGGAGCCAGCATGTGACTGATGCTCCACAAGAACTGATTGGTGCTGTGCCTGCTGACCTAGCCCTTTTGTTCTCAGCCTGGCTCCTTGAAATGCTGGATGTCCTAGCAGAAAGGCCAGAATTTCTTCAGCGCTCTTTTGAGCTGTTGAACTCTAATTCAAAGCTGGCACCAGGAGGATTTTCTGAGTTGGTGCAGAATCTGACTGAAGCCCTCGTGGTGAACACAATTCAGGAACATGAATCTAATGAACCAGAGGCTGAACACAAAGGCAACACGTCATCTGTTGTTTCTCCGAGCTTGTTGCCTTCACCATCCAATCCCCAAGCTCTGAAAAAAATCTTCGAGAAAGATAGTGATCTCGACTCTTTCCATGGATTTGAAGATACAGAAATGACAAACTTGTGA
- the psmb4 gene encoding proteasome subunit beta type-4, whose protein sequence is MVTGTSVLGVKFTGGVIIAADMLGSYGSLARFRNISRLMKVNDATILGASGDYADYQYIKQVIEQMVIDEELLGDGHSYSPKAIHSWLTRVMYNRRSRMNPLWNTVVIGGFYNGESFLGYVDKLGVAYEAPAVATGFGAYLAQPLMREVLENKVEVSKDEARALIERCLKVLYYRDARSYNRHEIAIVTQEGVEILGPLSSETNWEIARMVSGFE, encoded by the exons ATGGTGACTGGGACATCGGTGCTTGGGGTGAAGTTTACAGGCGGCGTTATCATCGCTGCTGACATGCTCGGCTCTTATGGCTCGCTGGCCCGTTTCCGCAACATCTCCCGTCTCATGAAAGTCAATGACGCCACCATACTTGGAGCTTCAGGGGACTATGCAGACTACCAGTACATCAAACAAGTCATTGAACAGATGGT GATTGATGAGGAACTCCTTGGAGATGGCCACAGCTATAGTCCCAAAGCCATCCACTCCTGGCTTACTCGTGTCATGTACAACCGCCGCAGCAGAATGAACCCACTCTGGAACACGGTCGTTATCGGTGGATTTTACAATGGAGAAAG CTTCCTGGGCTATGTAGACAAGCTAGGTGTTGCATATGAAGCTCCAGCAGTGGCCACAGGATTTGGTGCATACTTGGCTCAG CCCTTGATGAGAGAGGTGCTTGAGAACAAAGTAGAAGTTTCCAAGGATGAGGCAAGGGCACTGATTGAGCGATGTCTCAAAGTGCTGTATTACCGAGATGCCCGTTCTTACAACCGA CACGAGATTGCCATTGTGACTCAAGAAGGGGTTGAGATTCTTGGACCGCTGTCATCAGAAACAAACTGGGAAATTGCCCGTATGGTCAG TGGCTTTGAATGA